In Alosa alosa isolate M-15738 ecotype Scorff River chromosome 19, AALO_Geno_1.1, whole genome shotgun sequence, a genomic segment contains:
- the LOC125312291 gene encoding NACHT, LRR and PYD domains-containing protein 1 homolog isoform X1: MESPSQRKAPPVGALGEGVSPDALRVNILAADGSCVSAPVLVNSQVHGDVLIKVMNDVQLNTDSGLEPTLFDYKESIRTHYKRVQEYNSLPAEDVLLTDRYTDLLIVQNHRQQKEREVEISFRGASFFSAREAYQSTTVDQFFSPDDRGDVPRAVILQGHSGHGKSFTVQKIMLDWASGNLYQDRFELILHLRCKELNQVSGKRCVVDLVSCSQKYTPLISQKLKDSPQKVLLLIDGFDELQFPMDEISDSPVKDLLTPAPVEATLSALLKGSILLDCFLLVSTRPTAADTLSKLLKGPQRSTEILGFSESGVQEYFQRFCQDQQVAEKAFSSVKANETLFTSCSIPVICWIVCTVFWEQLKENAEMAEPETTTSIFVDFVSTLLEHHCQHLSQPVPTLLRSLGQLAERGMLEQRVLFEKESVESKISDLASVPFLCKFLLKKKVRKKEMFSFMHLSFQEFFTALYYTFDQNEEKVEELLKSFQGDEMKSHLLPVIQFLFGLSNREVMQDLEHLKLPSPSSIRRQLEEWMLGLIKGNSDSKKADMTLFILHCLYELHEGKPCEDNHKETPFVCRAMEAWGEINFDSIPLTRTDCWVLLYCLQCCPTIRSLELNNCNMTADKLRMLQPALSRCEELGFGMQDLSDVDVGDLISALGEGKILHRLYAFHSSLSEESVQQIFSALYRQKSVGRVGLTVKTITLTTAERLLQFYRNTQIGDFVGVGLPEEAGQAESLCSVLVLRKVKNYFGLLIGHFAGPAAESSGLKLILLFSAEMSSATLSRILQAFHPLRRPAENSPEYDECVDALMAHLSSLPDLMEVTLSTGCLTEIWANRILTLIHTCPQLREVQFGAAIFDGSRDGESGLLLEEGIRSLKEARTRPGCKVTLHGKRCSKPADPCTRLRDRELSCNNVSIVGMKTSPVRDVEDTTDHQVTCAGHEASATQREHRDSEKDQDPLQFFASHFE; encoded by the exons GTCTGGAACCCACCCTATTTGACTATAAGGAGTCCATTAGGACTCACTATAAGAGAGTGCAGGAGTACAACTCCCTCCCCGCCGAGGACGTGCTGCTGACTGACCGCTACACTGACCTGCTGATAGTCCAGAACCACCggcagcagaaagagagagaggtggagatctCTTTCAGAGGAGCAAGTTTCTTCAGTGCCAGGGAGGCATATCAAAGCACCACTGTGGACCAGTTCTTCAGTCCTGATGACCGTGGAGATGTTCCTAGAGCAGTCATTCTTCAGGGCCACTCTGGACATGGCAAATCCTTTACGGTACAGAAGATCATGTTGGACTGGGCATCAGGCAACCTCTACCAGGATCGATTTGAACTTATTTTACACTTGAGATGTAAAGAACTGAACCAGGTGTCAGGAAAGCGGTGTGTGGTTGATCTTGTGAGCTGCAGTCAGAAATATACCCCGCTGATCTCACAGAAACTAAAGGACTCACCTCAGAAGGTGCTCCTCCTCATAGATGGATTTGATGAACTCCAATTCCCAATGGATGAAATCAGTGACTCACCTGTCAAAGACCTTTTGACACCAGCTCCTGTTGAGGCCACTCTGAGTGCTCTGTTGAAGGGGTCAATCCTTCTTGATTGCTTCCTGCTGGTCAGCACCAGGCCCACTGCTGCAGACACACTGAGTAAACTGCTTAAAGGCCCTCAGCGCTCCACTGAGATCCTGGGCTTCTCTGAGAGCGGGGTGCAGGAGTACTTCCAGAGGTTCTGTCAAGATCAGCAGGTAGCAGAGAAGGCATTCAGCAGTGTGAAGGCAAACGAAACCCTCTTCACTTCCTGCTCCATTCCAGTCATATGCTGGATTGTCTGCACAGTTTTCTGGGAGCAGTTAAAAGAAAATGCTGAAATGGCCGAGCCGGAAACAACCACCTCCATATTTGTGGATTTTGTGTCCACTCTGCTGGAGCACCACTGCCAGCATTTGAGTCAGCCCGTCCCCACTCTGCTGAGGAGCCTGGGCCagctggcagagagagggatgctggAGCAGCGAGTCCtgtttgagaaagagagtgtggaaAGTAAAATCTCAGATCTAGCAAGTGTTCCCTTCCTGTGCAAATTCCTCCTGAAGAAGAAAGTCCGAAAGAAAGAAATGTTCAGTTTCATGCATCTGAGTTTCCAGGAGTTCTTCACTGCACTCTACTACACCTTTGACCAGAATGAGGAGAAAGTCGAAGAGCTGCTCAAATCTTTCCAAGGGGATGAAATGAAATCGCATCTCCTACCTGTCATTCAGTTTCTGTTTGGCCTCTCAAATAGAGAAGTCATGCAGGACTTAGAGCATCTCAAACTGCCTTCCCCATCCTCCATTCGAAGGCAGCTAGAAGAGTGGATGCTTGGACTCATCAAAGGGAATTCGGACTCTAAGAAGGCTGACATGACCCTCTTCATACTCCACTGTCTCTATGAGCTCCATGAGGGAAAGCCATGCGAGGACAACCACAAGGAAACTCCATTTGTGTGCCGAGCCATGGAGGCTTGGGGTGAGATTAATTTTGACTCCATTCCCCTGACGAGGACAGACTGCTGGGTGCTGCTCTACTGCCTGCAGTGCTGCCCGACCATCAGAAGCCTGGAGCTAAATAACTGCAACATGACAGCAGACAAGCTGAGGATGCTGCAGCCTGCACTGAGCAGGTGTGAGGAGCTGGG gTTTGGTATGCAGGACCTGTCGGATGTGGATGTGGGTGATCTGATCTCAGCACTCGGAGAGGGAAAGATCCTGCACAGACTCTA TGCATTCCACAGCAGTCTGTCAGAGGAGAGTGTGCAGCAGATCTTCAGCGCCCTCTACAGGCAGAAGTCTGTGGGCAGAGTTGGACTCACTGTGAAGACCATCACCCTCACCACTGCTGAGAGACTATTGCAGTTCTACAGGAACACTCAGATTGGGGATTTTGTGGG GGTGGGTCTACCGGAGGAGGCTGGGCAAGCGGAGagtctctgttctgttcttgtGCTGAGAAAAGTGAAGAACTATTTTGG GCTGCTGATTGGCCACTTTGCAGGCCCAGCGGCAGAGAGCTCAGGGCTGAAGCTCATCCTGCTGTTCTCCGCGGAGATGTCCAGCGCCACCCTGAGTAGGATCCTCCAGGCCTTTCATCCACTGAGACGCCCAGCAGAGAA CAGTCCAGAGTACGATGAGTGTGTGGATGCTCTAATGGCGCATCTGTCCTCTCTGCCTGATCTGATGGAGGTGACTCTGTCGACGGGCTGCCTGACTGAGATCTGGGCCAATAGGATCCTCACCCTCATCCACACTTGCCCCCAGTTAAGGGAAGTCCA GTTTGGTGCCGCCATCTTTGATGGGAGTCGAGATGGGGAGTCGGGGTTGCTGCTGGAGGAAGGCATCCGCTCACTCAAGGAGGCGCGGACGCGTCCAGGCTGCAAAGTCACACTTCACGG GAAACGCTGCAGTAAGCCTGCTGACCCGTGCACTAGACTAAGGGACCGGGAGCTCAGCTGTAACAATGTGTCTATAGTGGGCATGAAAACGTCACCTGTGAGAGACGTGGAGGACACGACTGACCATCAGGTGACCTGTGCCGGACATGAGGCATCCGCAACACAGAGAGAACATAGGGACTCGGAGAAGGACCAGGATCCCTTACAATTCTTTGCAAGTCACTTTGAATGA
- the LOC125312291 gene encoding NACHT, LRR and PYD domains-containing protein 1 homolog isoform X2, with amino-acid sequence MESPSQRKAPPVGALGEGVSPDALRVNILAADGSCVSAPVLVNSQVHGDVLIKVMNDVQLNTDSGLEPTLFDYKESIRTHYKRVQEYNSLPAEDVLLTDRYTDLLIVQNHRQQKEREVEISFRGASFFSAREAYQSTTVDQFFSPDDRGDVPRAVILQGHSGHGKSFTVQKIMLDWASGNLYQDRFELILHLRCKELNQVSGKRCVVDLVSCSQKYTPLISQKLKDSPQKVLLLIDGFDELQFPMDEISDSPVKDLLTPAPVEATLSALLKGSILLDCFLLVSTRPTAADTLSKLLKGPQRSTEILGFSESGVQEYFQRFCQDQQVAEKAFSSVKANETLFTSCSIPVICWIVCTVFWEQLKENAEMAEPETTTSIFVDFVSTLLEHHCQHLSQPVPTLLRSLGQLAERGMLEQRVLFEKESVESKISDLASVPFLCKFLLKKKVRKKEMFSFMHLSFQEFFTALYYTFDQNEEKVEELLKSFQGDEMKSHLLPVIQFLFGLSNREVMQDLEHLKLPSPSSIRRQLEEWMLGLIKGNSDSKKADMTLFILHCLYELHEGKPCEDNHKETPFVCRAMEAWGEINFDSIPLTRTDCWVLLYCLQCCPTIRSLELNNCNMTADKLRMLQPALSRCEELGFGMQDLSDVDVGDLISALGEGKILHRLYAFHSSLSEESVQQIFSALYRQKSVGRVGLTVKTITLTTAERLLQFYRNTQIGDFVGVGLPEEAGQAESLCSVLVLRKVKNYFGLLIGHFAGPAAESSGLKLILLFSAEMSSATLSRILQAFHPLRRPAENSPEYDECVDALMAHLSSLPDLMEVTLSTGCLTEIWANRILTLIHTCPQLREVQFGAAIFDGSRDGESGLLLEEGIRSLKEARTRPGCKVTLHGYLYRTGAFYEAGNAAVSLLTRALD; translated from the exons GTCTGGAACCCACCCTATTTGACTATAAGGAGTCCATTAGGACTCACTATAAGAGAGTGCAGGAGTACAACTCCCTCCCCGCCGAGGACGTGCTGCTGACTGACCGCTACACTGACCTGCTGATAGTCCAGAACCACCggcagcagaaagagagagaggtggagatctCTTTCAGAGGAGCAAGTTTCTTCAGTGCCAGGGAGGCATATCAAAGCACCACTGTGGACCAGTTCTTCAGTCCTGATGACCGTGGAGATGTTCCTAGAGCAGTCATTCTTCAGGGCCACTCTGGACATGGCAAATCCTTTACGGTACAGAAGATCATGTTGGACTGGGCATCAGGCAACCTCTACCAGGATCGATTTGAACTTATTTTACACTTGAGATGTAAAGAACTGAACCAGGTGTCAGGAAAGCGGTGTGTGGTTGATCTTGTGAGCTGCAGTCAGAAATATACCCCGCTGATCTCACAGAAACTAAAGGACTCACCTCAGAAGGTGCTCCTCCTCATAGATGGATTTGATGAACTCCAATTCCCAATGGATGAAATCAGTGACTCACCTGTCAAAGACCTTTTGACACCAGCTCCTGTTGAGGCCACTCTGAGTGCTCTGTTGAAGGGGTCAATCCTTCTTGATTGCTTCCTGCTGGTCAGCACCAGGCCCACTGCTGCAGACACACTGAGTAAACTGCTTAAAGGCCCTCAGCGCTCCACTGAGATCCTGGGCTTCTCTGAGAGCGGGGTGCAGGAGTACTTCCAGAGGTTCTGTCAAGATCAGCAGGTAGCAGAGAAGGCATTCAGCAGTGTGAAGGCAAACGAAACCCTCTTCACTTCCTGCTCCATTCCAGTCATATGCTGGATTGTCTGCACAGTTTTCTGGGAGCAGTTAAAAGAAAATGCTGAAATGGCCGAGCCGGAAACAACCACCTCCATATTTGTGGATTTTGTGTCCACTCTGCTGGAGCACCACTGCCAGCATTTGAGTCAGCCCGTCCCCACTCTGCTGAGGAGCCTGGGCCagctggcagagagagggatgctggAGCAGCGAGTCCtgtttgagaaagagagtgtggaaAGTAAAATCTCAGATCTAGCAAGTGTTCCCTTCCTGTGCAAATTCCTCCTGAAGAAGAAAGTCCGAAAGAAAGAAATGTTCAGTTTCATGCATCTGAGTTTCCAGGAGTTCTTCACTGCACTCTACTACACCTTTGACCAGAATGAGGAGAAAGTCGAAGAGCTGCTCAAATCTTTCCAAGGGGATGAAATGAAATCGCATCTCCTACCTGTCATTCAGTTTCTGTTTGGCCTCTCAAATAGAGAAGTCATGCAGGACTTAGAGCATCTCAAACTGCCTTCCCCATCCTCCATTCGAAGGCAGCTAGAAGAGTGGATGCTTGGACTCATCAAAGGGAATTCGGACTCTAAGAAGGCTGACATGACCCTCTTCATACTCCACTGTCTCTATGAGCTCCATGAGGGAAAGCCATGCGAGGACAACCACAAGGAAACTCCATTTGTGTGCCGAGCCATGGAGGCTTGGGGTGAGATTAATTTTGACTCCATTCCCCTGACGAGGACAGACTGCTGGGTGCTGCTCTACTGCCTGCAGTGCTGCCCGACCATCAGAAGCCTGGAGCTAAATAACTGCAACATGACAGCAGACAAGCTGAGGATGCTGCAGCCTGCACTGAGCAGGTGTGAGGAGCTGGG gTTTGGTATGCAGGACCTGTCGGATGTGGATGTGGGTGATCTGATCTCAGCACTCGGAGAGGGAAAGATCCTGCACAGACTCTA TGCATTCCACAGCAGTCTGTCAGAGGAGAGTGTGCAGCAGATCTTCAGCGCCCTCTACAGGCAGAAGTCTGTGGGCAGAGTTGGACTCACTGTGAAGACCATCACCCTCACCACTGCTGAGAGACTATTGCAGTTCTACAGGAACACTCAGATTGGGGATTTTGTGGG GGTGGGTCTACCGGAGGAGGCTGGGCAAGCGGAGagtctctgttctgttcttgtGCTGAGAAAAGTGAAGAACTATTTTGG GCTGCTGATTGGCCACTTTGCAGGCCCAGCGGCAGAGAGCTCAGGGCTGAAGCTCATCCTGCTGTTCTCCGCGGAGATGTCCAGCGCCACCCTGAGTAGGATCCTCCAGGCCTTTCATCCACTGAGACGCCCAGCAGAGAA CAGTCCAGAGTACGATGAGTGTGTGGATGCTCTAATGGCGCATCTGTCCTCTCTGCCTGATCTGATGGAGGTGACTCTGTCGACGGGCTGCCTGACTGAGATCTGGGCCAATAGGATCCTCACCCTCATCCACACTTGCCCCCAGTTAAGGGAAGTCCA GTTTGGTGCCGCCATCTTTGATGGGAGTCGAGATGGGGAGTCGGGGTTGCTGCTGGAGGAAGGCATCCGCTCACTCAAGGAGGCGCGGACGCGTCCAGGCTGCAAAGTCACACTTCACGGGTATTTATACCGAACTGGGGCGTTCTATGAAGCAG GAAACGCTGCAGTAAGCCTGCTGACCCGTGCACTAGACTAA